The genomic stretch CCCCGTCCCTTTGTGAACACAGAAGAGTCTACGGACCCAGCCCTTGAAAAACAAGCATTTGTGTTTATTTACCAAAGGGAGGAAAGTCAAGGCAGTGCAGACTCCTCCAAGTCCCTCTTGTAGTCTACCCACATAGGCCAGGCTGCCAAGGCCCTTGAAGAACAGTACACAGGccactcctccctgcccccaccccagggtgaGTTTCCAGGAACCAAGGcccactggataaagaagaggaagTCGGCAAAGGACCGAggccagggaaggaaggaagaaagaaacagaactgcTGAGTAGACAGCTCTGGTGAGATCTCTTGGCTCCTCACCCTCAGTGGGGAGGGCTACATGCCCCAAATCCAAACCCACAAGCAGGGGTACATTCACATCAAAACCCTACATGTGAGGGGTAGGAGATGGTCCAAGGTCAAGAGGCAACTCTCTCCAGGTCTCTCCTTGCCAGATGGATGCTTGTCCAGCCTCTGAGCCTTGGCCTCTATACCAAGTTCACACAAGGCAGCAGCCTCTGGTCTGCCCCAAGCCAGGGAATGGATAGATGCAGGAGAGGTCAAGGGACCAATGGCATCTCTAAGATCCGCCCTGTGGTGAATTCCGAGTCCAGTGGAGGCCTAGCCCTCAGCCGCAGGAGTCTCCCAGGCTTGCCGCAGCCCGTACAGCCACTTGATCACCCGGGCATTTCGCTCTACCACCGACACGCCATAGGGGACACGCTCCCGGGCCCGCTCCTCGACTGTGGCAGAGCTGCGGCGGGAGCAGCCCCCCTCCGAGCTGGCCGGCCCAGCACTGGGCCCGGCCAGGGACACGATGTCTGAGCTGGCCCGCGCCAGGTGGGCCACACCCAAGCCCCGTGCTTCCTCCGGGTCCAGACCGCAGAAGTTAAAAAATCGCTCCAGGTCAGCAGCTGCCCGCGAGAAGCGCTCACTCAGGTCCGACTTAGAGCGCTGCAAACCAGGGGgccgggtggggctggaggcagcGGCAGCACCTGGCGATGGGCAGGGCCGGGCAGGTGAGGCTGGCAGGGGAAGGACATCCACTCGGCGGACCGCAGCAGTACTGGGTGGTGGGCGTGGGGGGGTCGCTGGAGGAGCCTGGCGGGTTCCCTCTGCCCGTCCAGGGGTACGACTAGCCTCGGCAGGAGACACGGGACTATCACACAAGTTGATGAGGCTGCTAAGGATGTCCAGGTCCAGCTGGGGTCGGCGGCCGGGGCCAGGCAGGACTCGGCGGCTGGGCGTGAGCACCGTGCGGCGAGTCCCGGGGCTGAAGAGCGGCTGTTTGGACAGCAGGGGCTGCACAGGTTCCTGGCGGGTGTTGGCCACATGCAGGCTCTTGACGTACTTGGCCTTGTCGGCCTCCAGGCGCTCTACAGCACTAGGTTTCCGGGCTCCACCATCCGCTGGCCGCCGTAGCAGGTAGCCGGGGACCTTGGTCCGTAGACGGAAAGGTGGGGCGGGGGTGTCCCGGGCT from Vicugna pacos chromosome 19, VicPac4, whole genome shotgun sequence encodes the following:
- the FAM110A gene encoding protein FAM110A isoform X2: MSGANHSGVGGVAVEELSTLTSPSPEHRGSSLRCGPWDSQVLQLISGAEGSSEEAPAGPHAGQGPPEPLWARPFSAWVRAVSLRKTRTGGAGLSWRGLQRWRRPAASFPSGSLSPHFSSLLRQKPSGYVTTMPVDTLTPGARDTPAPPFRLRTKVPGYLLRRPADGGARKPSAVERLEADKAKYVKSLHVANTRQEPVQPLLSKQPLFSPGTRRTVLTPSRRVLPGPGRRPQLDLDILSSLINLCDSPVSPAEASRTPGRAEGTRQAPPATPPRPPPSTAAVRRVDVLPLPASPARPCPSPGAAAASSPTRPPGLQRSKSDLSERFSRAAADLERFFNFCGLDPEEARGLGVAHLARASSDIVSLAGPSAGPASSEGGCSRRSSATVEERARERVPYGVSVVERNARVIKWLYGLRQAWETPAAEG
- the FAM110A gene encoding protein FAM110A isoform X1, whose protein sequence is MSGANHSGVGGVAVEELSTLTSPSPEHRGSSLRCGPWDSQVLQLISGAEGSSEEAPAGPHAGQGPPEPLWARPFSAWVRAVSLRKTRTGGAGLSWRGLQQRWRRPAASFPSGSLSPHFSSLLRQKPSGYVTTMPVDTLTPGARDTPAPPFRLRTKVPGYLLRRPADGGARKPSAVERLEADKAKYVKSLHVANTRQEPVQPLLSKQPLFSPGTRRTVLTPSRRVLPGPGRRPQLDLDILSSLINLCDSPVSPAEASRTPGRAEGTRQAPPATPPRPPPSTAAVRRVDVLPLPASPARPCPSPGAAAASSPTRPPGLQRSKSDLSERFSRAAADLERFFNFCGLDPEEARGLGVAHLARASSDIVSLAGPSAGPASSEGGCSRRSSATVEERARERVPYGVSVVERNARVIKWLYGLRQAWETPAAEG
- the FAM110A gene encoding protein FAM110A isoform X3: MPVDTLTPGARDTPAPPFRLRTKVPGYLLRRPADGGARKPSAVERLEADKAKYVKSLHVANTRQEPVQPLLSKQPLFSPGTRRTVLTPSRRVLPGPGRRPQLDLDILSSLINLCDSPVSPAEASRTPGRAEGTRQAPPATPPRPPPSTAAVRRVDVLPLPASPARPCPSPGAAAASSPTRPPGLQRSKSDLSERFSRAAADLERFFNFCGLDPEEARGLGVAHLARASSDIVSLAGPSAGPASSEGGCSRRSSATVEERARERVPYGVSVVERNARVIKWLYGLRQAWETPAAEG